The genomic DNA CCCGCGCCGACAACTAATTCCGCGCGGCTGGTCCGGATGACCGTTAATTGATGTGTGCCATCGGCGATTGCTAGCCGCTCACCGAGCGCTTGCAGAGCGCTCAATGCGCGGCGATAGGCCGACCCGCCACCACTTTGATCGGACATCGATAAGCTGTCATCCAGCAGCACGATGTGGTGATTGGTCTGACCGCCAAGGGCGTCCAGCCATCCGGCGCGCCCGGCCCATCCAGCCAGCATCGCCACGAGCACCGCGACGACAGCGGTTCGCATCAACAGCAGCAGCAGTTGCCGCAGCCAGATCCATTTACGTTGCTTGCGGTAGCTGGCCAACAGGAAATCCATCGCGGCCCACTGTCGACGTCGTTGGCGCAAGACGTTGATCAGATGGACCAGAAACGGCACCGCCAGCAACGCAAAGCCAATCGTTAGCGTGGGGAACAGGAACTGCATATGGAATGAACGTTAAAAGGCGAGTTGGGAAGATCCGAGGATCAATGTCGGGGCGATTCAAGTCGTTGCGTTAGCATGGTGTCGGTGGTTTGCCGTCGTGGTGCCAGCGAAGGTCCAGTCAACAGGCGGCCGCGTGTGCGATCATCCTTTTAAAGTCGGCATGTTCGATCGAGCGCTGAGGAACTTGGCCAACACCGCATCCAACGGTTGATTGGTGCGAACCAGTTCGTATTCGATGCTCAACCGGGCGCACGCGCGGCGGGTGTTCTCGAGGAACGCGTTTAAGGCTTCGAGATAACCTTCGCGGAGGGCGCGGGGATTACAGTTCAGGAACTGTTCGCTTTCGAGCCCCTCAAAACGTGTAGCTCCCGAAAACGGAAACTCCATTTCTTCGTCGTGCAGCGTTTGGAAGACGATCACATCGTGGCCTCGCTTGCGCAACAGGCTGAGCGATTTGACCAACGAATCGCCTACTCCTAAGAGATCGCTGATCAACACGATCACGCCGCGGCGGGGGACCGATTCAGCGACTTCGCGGACGATCGAAAACAGATCGGTCGTGCTGTTTTGCGACGCGCCGTCGAGGGCATCGAGGATCCGCGCCAACTGATATCGGCTGGTCCGTGGAGCCAGATTTCGGCGGATCTTGTCGTCGAAAGTGATCAGCCCGGTGGCGTCCTGTTGGCGATTTGCCAGAAAGGCCAGACTGGCGGCGATCGACGAGGCGTATTCGAATTTGTTTTCCTCGCCACTGCCGTAGTTCATGCTGGCCGATGAATCGACCAACAAGTGCATCCGGAAATTGGTTTCCTCTTCGTACTGCTTGATGTGCAGACGATCCTGCCGCCCCCACACCTTCCAATCGATGTGGCGGATATCGTCACCGGCGACATACTGCCGGTGTTGCAGGAATTCGATCGATTGGCCGAAGTAGGGGCTGCGGTGCATGCCCGACAGGAACCCTTCGACGACGCGTCGCGCCTTGAGTTCCAGGCGAGCGACGCGACGAGCGGCTTCAGGACGCAAAAATCTTTTTGAATCGGGCATCGCGCGACAGCTCGTCTTCGTTTTCTGGAGTAACAGCCAAGATCCGAGCGACCACATCGTCGCTGGTGACGCCTTCGCTCTCTGCAGCGAAGTTGACGACCATTCGATGCCGCAGCACCGCCGGGGCCAGTGCTTGAATGTCCGACGGTTGGACGTGGAAGCGACCTTCGAGCAGCGCTCGGGCTTTGCCCCCCAGGATCAGGTTCTGAACCGCTCGCGGGCCAGCACCCCAACCGACCAAATCGTTGACGAAGTCGGGGACACCTTCGCTGCCAACACGCGTCTGGCGAACGATCGACAATGCGTATCGCACGACGTGGTCGCTGACCGGTACCTGTCGAACCAGTTGTTGCAGGCGAACGATCTCCTCGGCTTTCAAAACCGGTTGGACATCGTCCACGCTGGCGCCGGTGGTTCGACGTGCTACCTCAAACTCTTCATCGAAGTTCGGGTATTCGACGTAGACCTTAAACATGAACCGATCCTGTTGCGCTTCGGGCAGCGGATAGGTCCCCTCTTGTTCGATCGGGTTTTGCGTCGCCAGAACAAAAAACGGATCGGCCATCGGGTGGCGTTGTCCGCTGACCGTGACCTGGCGTTCCTGCATCGCTTCGAGCAGAGCGGCTTGCGTTTTTGGCGGCGTCCGGTTGATCTCGTCGGCGAGGACCAAGTTGGCGAACAACGGGCCGGGCATAAACCGCATCTGGCGGTGTCCCGACGCGCGGTCCTCTTCGATGATCTCGGTTCCGGTCACATCGGCTGGCATCAGGTCGGGGGTGAACTGGATCCGGTTGAACGACAGGTCCAGGCACCGCGCAAGCGTGCTGATCATCAACGTCTTGGCTAACCCGGGGACGCCTTCGAGCATGCAATGCCCTCGGCTGAACAGGCTGATCATCAATTGATCGATCACGTTTTGCTGGCCGACGATCACCTTGCCAAGCTGTTCGCGAACACGATTGCGGGCTTCGTGCAATCGTTGCGCGTCTTGTTCGGTGAACTCAGGAGGCGCCTGTGTGCTCATCCAGATCCTTTCGAGTCTCTATAAGTAAAAAGTCGGAACCCGCGGTCGGCGGGGCCAACGTTCGTTTAATCGATCAACATTTGCTTCAAATTTGGGCGCGTTCAATGCTGCCGCTCTTTGTACTGTCGAGCGTCGTGATTTGTTCGCCCGCCGATTTGACGACCGACGGCAAGCGACGTGACAAGCTTACCCCAAATTCAATCAACCACCATAGCACGATCGGAGCAACTATTCGACAGGTTCGAACAATCCGAACGGTTCCTTTGGCTTAATCGCATTCGCTCCATCGGCTGGGTCGGGTTGAGGTTGGATCGCACCGTCGGCAGGTTTTGGTGGCGGCGTGTCCTGCAACTTGATGCTCAATTGATTGCGAGCGATCGACACGATGTACTGCCAATCGGTCGGATTGATGCTGACATTGGTGACGACTTCCATCGGAATTCGCCGCGCGACCAATTGAGTTGCTTCGTGGGCGAGTCGCCCGTCGCGGACATCGATCGCTTGCAACGTGATGCTCCAATCGGGGATCCCGTCGTCGGACCGCGCCGGCCGTTGGCGTCGCGATAGGAACAACAGCGGGCCGCCGACCGGTTGGCCTGGGCTGACGCCAAAGGCACCCATTTCGAAGGGAGCGTCCCACAGCGGTTTGCCGGTTTGTCGGTCGTACGCCATCGCGGGGCCAGCGACTTCGACGTGTTGTTGATCCTTGCCGCTGCGGCTGTATCGCATCTGTTGGTCGTCGGGCAATTCGATGTTGGGCAGAACGATCAGGCGATCTTCCCAAAGCATCGCCCGCACGTTCAACAGCGGACCGCCCGGTGGCAGCGACGAACTCTCCAAGGCCTCG from Rosistilla oblonga includes the following:
- a CDS encoding DUF58 domain-containing protein, encoding MPDSKRFLRPEAARRVARLELKARRVVEGFLSGMHRSPYFGQSIEFLQHRQYVAGDDIRHIDWKVWGRQDRLHIKQYEEETNFRMHLLVDSSASMNYGSGEENKFEYASSIAASLAFLANRQQDATGLITFDDKIRRNLAPRTSRYQLARILDALDGASQNSTTDLFSIVREVAESVPRRGVIVLISDLLGVGDSLVKSLSLLRKRGHDVIVFQTLHDEEMEFPFSGATRFEGLESEQFLNCNPRALREGYLEALNAFLENTRRACARLSIEYELVRTNQPLDAVLAKFLSARSNMPTLKG
- a CDS encoding AAA family ATPase; translation: MSTQAPPEFTEQDAQRLHEARNRVREQLGKVIVGQQNVIDQLMISLFSRGHCMLEGVPGLAKTLMISTLARCLDLSFNRIQFTPDLMPADVTGTEIIEEDRASGHRQMRFMPGPLFANLVLADEINRTPPKTQAALLEAMQERQVTVSGQRHPMADPFFVLATQNPIEQEGTYPLPEAQQDRFMFKVYVEYPNFDEEFEVARRTTGASVDDVQPVLKAEEIVRLQQLVRQVPVSDHVVRYALSIVRQTRVGSEGVPDFVNDLVGWGAGPRAVQNLILGGKARALLEGRFHVQPSDIQALAPAVLRHRMVVNFAAESEGVTSDDVVARILAVTPENEDELSRDARFKKIFAS